A single window of Taeniopygia guttata chromosome 1, bTaeGut7.mat, whole genome shotgun sequence DNA harbors:
- the PLEKHB1 gene encoding pleckstrin homology domain-containing family B member 1 has product MALVKSGWLWRQSSILRRWKRNWFVLYLDGSLVYYHDETQRDMDGRIHIKYSCRDVRIGRECKDVQPPEGRSRDCLLTVVLRDGSKTTLCAESEDDAVAWKMAVLEAKSTPVHVYDPYDDDYYQTVPLDSHQAAYISSGHYGHQYGAPGVTHVIVREDPYRVSGDQMALGLLAGAATGAALGSFMWMPCWF; this is encoded by the exons ATGGCACTGGTGAAGAGTGGTTGGCTTTGGCGGCAGA GCTCCATCCTGCGCCGCTGGAAGAGGAACTGGTTCGTCCTCTACCTGGATGGAAGCCTGGTTTACTACCACGACGAGACGCAGCGGGACATGGACGGCCGGATCCACATCAAGTACAGCTGCCGGGACGTGCGGATCGGCCGCGAATGCAAAG acgTGCAGCCGCCCGAGGGGAGGAGCCGGGACTGCCTGCTGACCGTGGTGCTGCGGGACGGCTCCAAGACCACGCTGTGTGCAGAGAGCGAGGACGACGCCGT TGCTTGGAAGATGGCCGTGCTGGAGGCTAAATCCACCCCG GTGCACGTGTACGACCCCTATGATGACGACTACTACCAGACGGTGCCCCTGGACTCCCACCAGGCTGCCTACATCAGCTCCGGTCACTACGGCCACCAGTACGGAG CTCCCGGGGTGACCCACGTCATCGTGCGCGAGGATCCGTACCGCGTCTCCGGGGACCAGatggccctggggctgctggccgGGGCCGCCACCGGCGCCGCCCTGGGCTCCTTCATGTGGATGCCCTGCTGGTTTTAG